In Acipenser ruthenus unplaced genomic scaffold, fAciRut3.2 maternal haplotype, whole genome shotgun sequence, one genomic interval encodes:
- the si:dkey-151g10.3 gene encoding serine/threonine-protein kinase WNK3 isoform X1 gives MATDAGEPAGTEEPEKTDGVSVEKRRVPEREGGSESSPGGNRNGAEVGKTAALVLLPSTCSAPVPASSPPSSPSLRIKQPASRGGMDASDAVGAGVSKSGSSSGGRENNKRFFRKSVELCEEEEEREIAKRDGTLTESSDSVFANSPGAPLSSTAPPAARDPRQTDNSTPGKDRPANTTAAAAIAAAARVRTEKELEEEAEMKAVATSPGGRFLKFDIELGRGAFKTVYKGLDTDTWVEVAWCELQDRKLTKMEQQRFKEEAEMLKGLQHPNIVRFYDSWESSLKGKKCIVLVTELMTSGTLKTYLKRFKVMKPKVLRSWCRQILKGLHFLHTRTPPIIHRDLKCDNIFITGPTGSVKIGDLGLATLMRTSFAKSVIGTPEFMAPEMYEEHYDESVDVYAFGMCMLEMATSEYPYSECQNAAQIYRKVTSGIKPASFEKVSDPEIKEIIGGCIRQNKSERLSIKDLLTHAFFAEDTGVRVELAEDDDGVKDSLALRIWVEDPKKLKGKHKDNEAIEFSYDLENDLPEGVTQEMVKSGFFNESDSKVVAKSIRDRVTLIKKSRETRQLLRGYEERRDSQTPSLGGSMSTCSQLSGLLPSLSQPAGGMATASVTGGTLADDEELTEVDQHVRQQQQQQQQLQLGQSSTFTGDSVGESCAGPTVFSDPGADQLLSGHHQVPSMQQADPGLQKPYQQYQQGHQPHQPQPGSYQQGTAMPGTGYPQQQSMQPMQQQLQTQGYTQLQSPVINTPPAGQLALGIPVQQHLDASQQPRGTEGQPQAQLQSQTGSGTVLLDSSTGSAPAASTTNPGPSLMAAPQAQTQAFQTGVSPQAGGPGQTTTAVVDPSDSAWVIPQQSVQQPQQPQHQAPTAQVAQHQSDSLQIQQALMQQQQQQAFLSQQPSHLQLHGGLTESQVQQQKHLMQQQQMEQQAFLSQQQQQQQIIPGPPPAQKHPSVVQDSLQLQQALMQQQIEQQQAFLSRQQQLQLHGGVTESQMQAHSMQQQQQQQHLMQQQMDPQAFLSQQPGQQAASTGHATQLQAEQHYLLQQAQLGYQQQQPVHTLQPHQEQLQRQQSAAQMQLQSQQHQATGAQAPAQQATPAAVQQGHLPAAGLTQQKQQQQVAQQPQRQDLLLQQQRQAQLQQQQQQQQQDLIKQHQQEQAQLQQQQQEQLQCQQQQQQQQQAVHVQQDLLLQQRQQAQLQAQQPPVQLQQPSQVEQDLLQQQQQQALLQQQLQAQQQQQLLQQQTQPQPVQVQQDLLLQQQQAQIQQQQQQAQLQQQLEAQQQQAQLQQQLEAQQQQALLQQQLEAQQQQALLQQQLEAQQQQALLQEQQQQQALLQSQQPQVQLQQPQLQQPPDQVQQDQLLQQQQQALLQQELQAQQQQRQQPQPVQVQQDQLEAQQQQAQLLQQQQQQQPAPVPHQCHIQLQHPVTVPLYSQVVSGFPAQSMPTAAAAQPCLGNAAARPPQQQAPESQQSGAQDYSCASSGAPPVFQSAEPPPPLPSPSRSHLILPASDPGGGCEAAPGQSSQRQSVDQQEPPVPAPTPAPSACLLPQPTAGATPADIARVEELQVKSQHTGGESFEQSVQKQDSALGGPLDVQSAATVEEGAGGNGKQDKPKPQRRTSCQRADKNTRFQLTMLQVSSSGDNMVECQLETHNNKMVTFKFDTDGDAPEDIAEYMVEEDFVLDLEKEKFVEELRCIVGQALEILQTGSMEQLQINPPPPPPLDSSQSSPVGRWRFFINQTIRHRESQSGQGAPMTPAGDSAELQPGDDDTAAAEEGWQTAAQPLPGSALLPDPSASTNAVPCGILQAEVGGPQTRASAVEGEEPTTTTAAPQQSTAEECTAIPEEPSSAPEREDSELDQGPVLARSATPEPCVQHLALTTLSPVEPLGPPQNQGGTPASNPSPAQPSSVPESDGEGPPKMDFVDNRIKTLDEKLRTLLYPEHSGTGAPAGPVAPLTASEEGPGGGEEAAAGLETPPDSKPSSSSSSSSSSSSSSRSSSCSDLTAITASQGSEFTEVTQLSGDRDGGAVLQVPAPAGREGVGLACPSQPAVNQLPPPCSFSCPLFGRDGPSAAVRALPVEPAVLAILPHSEASSPADPGQGALRAGAHKLQAGGGYFGLSFTCPSLRNAVSKKSWTRKLKSWAFRLRHSSSLFKRSRVCQEGSLSHTGELFESTSTVERSEGPDTDPSQTSEGPQQRGRFQVTTVLQETTPTPPRSADGGSPEQNGGSEETGGSLEFTGDSQEQEKTVGRFSVRRALGPQQQNPGPGETDSSSVTPERDSESRSPSSSSSSSSSSSSQSEGWASPAQPSTDRGSPPRACPPQQEQGTPRLPSSSSPPFSSDEESEDLRRELHTLREKHIQEVVTLQAQQNRELQQLYVQLRQLKGCKDPPAPHGLPSQCPSPRRPRSAKTKLRSRPQSLTQNENGLLNMGVQPICCLSAPSPCLLTHSSSSSSLFDSHMNVQEPLQSHSCQQGVTEQGPVMCSNANACQQGSANKKGTFTDELHKLVDDWTKETVGTAHTKPSLNQIKQIQQKQEIGTWSNPPEGSPAGWFSSVTPLHSGTIPVPVPSIPVQTGTSPSSSSSSSSSTPCSFAAAPHAGGPGGPVPLYPAPHPCTYSTGSSGYPAQPWTGSSAVSPIQSQQQQQQQLPASQLPSTGNGIQARVQPGPK, from the exons ATGGCGACAGACGCAGGCGAACCAGCTGGCACCGAGGAACCGGAAAAAACTGATGGAGTGAGTGTGGAGAAGAGGAGGGTGCcggagagagaggggggcagcGAGAGCAGCCCTGGGGGCAACAGGAACGGCGCTGAAGTGGGTAAAACTGCAGCCTTGGTCCTTCTGCCCTCCACTTGCAGTGCGCCGGTCCCTGCTTCAAGCCCTCCATCTTCCCCGTCCCTGAGAATAAAGCAGCCTGCCTCCCGCGGCGGGATGGACGCCAGCGACGCCGTGGGAGCGGGGGTCTCCAAGTCCGGCTCCTCTAGTGGCGGGAGGGAGAACAACAAGCGTTTCTTCCGCAAGAGTGTGGAGCTGtgcgaggaagaggaggagagagaaatCGCTAAACGGGACGGCACTCTCACGGAGAGCTCCGACAGTGTGTTTGCCAACAGCCCCGGGGCCCCGCTGTCTTCAACGGCGCCTCCTGCAGCCCGCGACCCTCGGCAAACCGACAACTCCACCCCCGGTAAGGACCGACCGGCCAACACCACCGCCGCTGCTGCCATCGCCGCCGCGGCCAGAGTGAGGACAGAgaaggagctggaggaggaggCGGAGATGAAGGCTGTGGCCACCTCGCCCGGGGGCCGCTTCCTCAAGTTCGACATCGAGCTGGGCAGGGGAGCCTTCAAGACCGTCTACAAGGGGCTGGACACTGACACCTGGGTGGAGGTGGCCTGGTGCGAGCTGCAG gaCCGGAAGCTGACTAAGATGGAGCAGCAGCGTTTCAAGGAGGAGGCGGAGATGTTGAAGGGGCTCCAGCACCCCAATATCGTGCGTTTCTACGATTCCTGGGAGTCCTCTCTGAAGGGGAAGAAGTGCATCGTCCTGGTAACCGAGCTCATGACGTCCGGCACCCTCAAAAC GTACCTGAAGCGCTTCAAGGTGATGAAGCCCAAGGTCCTCCGAAGCTGGTGCAGGCAGATCCTCAAGGGCCTTCACTTCCTGCACACGAGGACCCCTCCCATCATCCACCGGGACCTGAAGTGCGACAACATTTTCATCACCGGCCCCACGGGCTCCGTGAAGATCGGCGACCTGGGACTGGCCACCCTCATGAGGACGTCCTTCGCCAAGAGCGTGATCG GCACCCCTGAGTTCATGGCTCCAGAGATGTACGAGGAGCACTATGATGAGTCTGTGGATGTCTACGCCTTCGGCATGTGTATGCTGGAGATGGCCACGTCGGAATACCCCTACTCTGAGTGCCAGAACGCAGCCCAGATCTACCGCAAGGTCACCAGC GGCATCAAACCCGCCAGCTTCGAGAAGGTGAGCGACCCGGAGATAAAGGAGATCATTGGAGGGTGCATCCGGCAGAACAAAAGTGAGAG ACTCTCTATTAAGGACCTCCTGACCCACGCGTTCTTCGCCGAGGACACCGGGGTGCGCGTGGAGCTGGCGGAGGACGATGACGGGGTGAAGGACTCCCTCGCCCTGCGGATTTGGGTGGAGGACCCCAAGAAGCTGAAAGGGAAGCACAAAGACAACGAGGCCATCGAGTTCAGCTACGACCTGGAGAATGACCTGCCAGAGGGGGTGACACAGGAGATG GTGAAATCGGGCTTCTTCAACGAGAGCGACTCAAAGGTCGTCGCGAAGTCGATCCGCGACCGGGTCACGCTGATCAAGAAGTCCCGCGAGACGCGGCAGCTGCTGCGCGGCTACGAGGAGCGTCGCGACTCCCAGACCCCCTCGCTAGGGGGCAGCATGTCCACCTGCTCCCAGCTCAGTGGCCTGCTGCCCTCCCTCAGCCAGCCTGCAGGGGGCATGGCAACGGCTTCGGTGACCGGAGGGACCCTGGCAGACGATGAGGAGCTCACTGAGGTGGACCAGCAtgtgaggcagcagcagcagcagcagcagcaactgcagcttGGGCAGAGCTCCACTTTCACAG GTGACAGTGTCGGGGAGAGCTGTGCCGGTCCTACTGTGTTCTCGGACCCCGGCGCTGACCAGCTCCTCAGCGGACACCACCAGGTTCCCAGCATGCAACAGGCTGACCCGGGACTGCAGAAGCCGTACCAGCAGTACCAGCAGGGTCACCAACCACACCAGCCACAGCCGGGCAGCTACCAGCAAGGCACTgcg ATGCCAGGGACTGGTTACCCTCAGCAGCAGAGCATGCAACCTATGCAGCAGCAACTACAGACACAGGGTTACACCCAGCTCCAGAGCCCTGTCATCAACACACCCCCAGCAGGGCAGCTGGCACTTGGCATCCCTGTTCAGCAG caCCTCGATGCCTCCCAGCAGCCTCGCGGGACGGAGGGGCAGCCCCAAGCCCAGCTGCAATCACAGACAGGGTCTGGCACGGTCCTGTTGGACTCTTCCACCGGCTCTGCCCCTGCTGCCTCCACCACAAACCCCGGGCCCAGCCTGATGGCTGCCCCCCAGGCTCAGACACAGGCTTTCCAGACCGGAGTGTCCCCTCAGGCAGGGGGCCCTGGACAGACGACAACAGCTGTCGTGGATCCGAGCGATTCTGCTTGGGTTATACCACAACAAAGTGTCCAGCAGCCACAGCAGCCACAGCATCAAGCTCCAACAGCACAGGTAGCCCAGCACCAATCCGACTCCTTGCAGATTCAGCAGGCtttaatgcagcagcagcagcagcaggctttCTTGTCTCAGCAGCCGTCGCATTTGCAGTTGCATGGAGGTTTGACCGAGTCGCAAGTGCAGCAGCAGAAGCACTTAATGCAACAGCAGCAAATGGAACAACAGGCCTTCCtgtcgcagcagcagcagcagcagcaaataaTTCCCGGGCCACCTCCAGCTCAGAAACACCCTTCTGTGGTTCAGGACTCCTTGCAGCTTCAACAGGCCTTAATGCAGCAACAGATCGAGCAGCAGCAGGCTTTCTTGTCTCGGCAACAGCAGTTGCAGTTGCATGGAGGAGTGACTGAGTCGCAAATGCAGGCACAttcaatgcagcagcagcagcagcagcagcacttaATGCAACAGCAGATGGATCCCCAGGCTTTCCTATCGCAGCAGCCAGGACAGCAAGCCGCGTCGACGGGGCACGCCACACAGTTGCAGGCAGAGCAGCATTATTTACTACAGCAGGCGCAGCTCGGctaccagcagcagcagcctgtgcACACCCTGCAACCGCATCAAGAACAGCTACAAAGACAACAGTCAGCGGCGCAAATGCAGCTGCAGTCGCAACAGCACCAGGCAACAGGCGCGCAGGCACCGGCACAGCAAGCCACGCCAGCTGCGGTTCAGCAGGGCCACTTACCAGCGGCTGGACTGACCcagcagaaacagcagcagcaagtcGCACAGCAACCACAGCGGCAGGACCTGTTACTGCAGCAGCAGCGACAGGCTcagttgcagcagcagcagcagcagcagcagcaggacctGATCAAACAGCATCAGCAGGAACAGGCTCaattacagcagcagcagcaggaacagttacagtgtcagcagcagcagcagcagcagcagcaagctgTTCACGTTCAACAGGACCTGTTGCTACAGCAACGGCAGCAGGCTCAGTTACAGGCTCAGCAGCCACCGGTTCAGCTGCAACAGCCCAGTCAAGTTGAACAGGAtctgttgcagcagcagcagcagcaggctctGTTACAGCAGCAGTTACAGgctcagcagcaacaacagttATTACAGCAGCAAACCCAGCCACAGCCGGTTCAAGTTCAGCAGGACCTgttactgcagcagcaacaggctcagatacaacagcagcagcaacaggctCAGTTACAACAGCAGTTAGAGGCTCAGCAGCAACAGGCTCAGCTACAGCAGCAGTTAGAGGCTCAGCAGCAGCAGGCTCTGTTACAACAGCAGTTAGAGGCTCAGCAGCAGCAGGCTCTGTTACAACAGCAGTTAGAGGCTCAGCAGCAGCAGGCTCTGttacaggagcagcagcagcaacaggctCTGTTACAATCTCAGCAACCACAGGTTCAACTGCAGCAGCCTCAGCTACAACAGCCGCCAGATCAAGTTCAACAGGATCAGttgctacagcagcagcagcaggctctGTTACAGCAAGAGTTACAGGCTCAACAACAGCAACGACAACAGCCACAGCCGGTTCAAGTTCAGCAGGACCAGTTAGAGGCTCAGCAACAGCAAGCTCAAttactacagcagcagcagcagcagcagcctgcccCTGTCCCTCACCAATGCCACATTCAGCTACAGCATCCCGTGACTGTCCCTCTGTACAGCCAAGTTGTGTCAGGGTTCCCCGCACAGTCCATGCCAACGGCTGCAGCAGCTCAGCCCTGCCTGGGCAACGCAGCAGCCCGACCACCCCAGCAGCAGGCACCTGAGAGCCAGCAGTCGGGCGCTCAGGATTATTCCTGTGCCAGTTCCGGCGCTCCCCCTGTTTTCCAGAGTGCTGAGCCACCGCCACCCCTCCCCAGCCCCTCTCGCTCTCACCTCATCCTGCCCGCTTCCGACCCAGGGGGTGGCTGCGAGGCTGCGCCGGGACAGTCTTCTCAGCGGCAGTCTGTGGATCAACAGGAGCCCCCCGTCCCCGCCCCCACGCCCGCTCCCAGCGCTTGCCTCCTCCCTCAACCCACTGCTGGAGCCACCCCCGCAGATATCGCCCGAGTCGAG GAGCTGCAGGTGAAGTCTCAGCACACAGGAGGAGAAAGCTTTGAGCAGTCGGTGCAAAAACAAGACTCTGCCCTCGG aggccCTCTGGATGTGCAGAGCGCTGCGACGGTGGAGGAGGGGGCTGGGGGGAACGGCAAGCAAGACAAACCCAAACCACAGAGGAGAACGTCCTGCCAGAGAGCGGACAAGAACACCCGCTTCCAACTCACCATGCTGCAG GTCTCCTCGAGTGGAGACAACATGGTGGAGTGCCAGCTGGAGACCCACAATAACAAGATGGTGACCTTCAAGTTTGACACGGACGGAGACGCGCCCGAGGACATTGCAGAGTAcatg gtggaagaggactttgtgctggacctggagaagGAGAAGTTTGTGGAGGAGCTGCGCTGCATCGTGGGTCAAGCCCTGGAGATCCTGCAG aCCGGATCGATGGAGCAGCTTCAGATCAACCCACCTCCCCCTCCTCCAT TGGATTCCTCCCAGTCCTCCCCAGTAGGTCGCTGGCGGTTCTTCATCAACCAGACCATCAGACACCGCGAGTCCCAGTCTGGCCAGGGTGCCCCCATGACCCCTGCTGGAGACTCTGCAGAACTGCAGCCTGGAGATGATGACACTGCTGCAg CTGAAGAGGGCTGGCAGACAGCCGCGCAGCCTCTACCTGGCTCTGCACTGCTCCCAGACCCCTCTGCTTCCACGAACGCCGTGCCGTGCGGGATCTTGCAGGCTGAGGTGGGGGGTCCCCAAACCCGCGCCTCCGCGGTCGAAGGAGAGGAACCAACTACCACAACAGCAGCGCCTCAACAAAGCACCGCAGAAGAATGCACCGCGATCCCAGAGGAGCCCTCCTCCGCGCCCGAACGAGAAGATTCGGAGCTGGACCAGGGTCCCGTTCTCGCCCGCAGTGCCACCCCAGAGCCTTGCGTTCAGCACCTCGCCCTGACCACTCTGTCCCCCGTGGAACCCCTGGGGCCCCCCCAGAACCAGGGCGGGACCCCAGCCTCCAACCCCAGCCCGGCCCAGCCCTCCTCGGTGCCGGAGTCGGACGGGGAGGGCCCCCCGAAGATGGATTTCGTGGACAACCGCATCAAGACTCTGGACGAGAAGCTGCGGACCCTGCTGTACCCGGAGCACAGCGGGACAGGGGCCCCCGCCGGCCCTGTGGCCCCCCTGACCGCCTCGGAGGAGGGCcctggggggggggaggaggccGCCGCAGGATTGGAGACCCCCCCGGACTCGaagccttcctcctcctcctcctcctcctcctcctcctcttcctcttccagGTCATCCTCCTGCTCGGATCTCACCGCGATCACCGCCAGTCAGGGGTCAGAGTTCACCGAGGTCACGCAGTTGTCCGGGGACAGGGACGGGGGGGCAGTTCTTCAGGTTCCTGCCCCCGCGGGGAGGGAAGGGGTAGGTCTCGCTTGCCCCTCCCAGCCTGCGGTGAATCAGCTGCCCCCTCCCTGCTCTTTCTCCTGCCCACTCTTTGGTCGAGACGGCCCCTCTGCAGCGGTCCGGGCTCTGCCCGTTGAGCCGGCCGTGCTT GCGATCCTCCCCCACTCTGAAGCCTCTTCCCCTGCAGACCCAGGGCAGGGAGCCCTCCGAGCCGGAGCtcacaagctgcaagcaggaggTGGATATTTTGGTCTAAGCTTTACTTGTCCTAGTCTCAGAAACGCTGTTAGCAAGAAATCGTGGACTCGCAAATTGAAAAGCTGGGCGTTCAGGCTCCGGCACTCAAGCAGCCTTTTCAAGAGGTCAAGAGTCTGTCAAG AGGGCAGTTTGAGCCACACTGGTGAACTCTTTGAATCCACTTCCACTGTGGAGCGCAGTGAGGGGCCCGACACTGACCCCAGCCAGACCAGCGAGGGGCCGCAGCAGAGGGGCCGCTTCCAG gtCACGACTGTGCTACAAGAAACCACACCCACTCCCCCAAGATCTGCAGATGGGGGGTCCCCCGAACAGAATGGGGGTTCGGAGGAGACTGGGGGGTCCCTTGAATTCACCGGGGACTCACAGGAGCAGGAGAAGACAGTGGGCCGGTTCTCAGTGAGGCGAGCCCTGGGACCACAGCAGCAGAACCCGGGTCCCGGGGAAACAGACAGCTCCTCCGTCACCCCAGAGCGTGACTCCGAGTCCAGATccccctcctcatcctcctcctcctcctcctcctcctcctcgcagTCAGAGGGCTGGGCCAGCCCAGCGCAGCCCAGCACAGACCGGGGGAGCCCCCCCAGGGCCTGCCCCCCCCAGCAGGAGCAGGGGACCCCGAGgctgccctcctcctcctcacccccCTTCAGCAGCGACGAGGAATCTGAGGATCTGAGGAGGGAGCTCCACACACTCAGAGAGAA GCACATCCAGGAGGTTGTGACTCTCCAAGCCCAGCAGAACCGGGAGCTGCAGCAGCTGTACGTGCAGCTCCGCCAGCTGAAGGGGTGCAAGGACCCCCCGGCACCCCACGGGCTGCCCTCGCAGTGCCCGTCTCCTCGCCGGCCTCGCTCCGCCAAGACGAAGCTACGCAGCCGCCCCCAGTCCCTCACGCAGAACGAAAACGGGCTGCTCAACATGG GTGTTCAGCCGATCTGCTGTCTCTCTGCTCCCTCCCCCTGCCTGCTcacccactcctcctcctcctcctccctctttgATTCCCACATGAACGTCCAGGAGCCCCTGCAGAGTCACAGCTGCCAGCAGGGAGTCACAGAGCAAG gtCCTGTGATGTGCAGCAATGCCAACGCCTGCCAGCAGGGCTCAGCCAATAAGAAGGGCACGTTCACGGATGAGCTGCACAAGCTGGTTGATGATTGGACGAAGGAGACGGTGGGCACCGCCCACACGAAGCCCAGCCTGAACCAGATCAAGCAGATTCAACAGAAGCAGGAGATCGGTACCTGGAGCAATCCTCCCGAG GGGTCTCCAGCTGGGTGGTTCTCATCTGTGACCCCACTCCACAGCGGGACGATTCCAGTCCCAGTCCCTTCCATCCCAGTCCAGACTGGTACCTCCCcatcctcttcttcctcctcctcctcctcaacaCCCTGCTCCTTCGCAGCAGCCCCTCATGCTGGGGGTCCGGGGGGCCCTGTACCCTTGTACCCAGCTCCGCACCCCtgtacctacagcacaggaagtagcGGCTACCCAGCACAGCCCTGGACAGGAAGCTCAGCTGTCTCTCCCATACagagccagcagcagcagcagcagcaactgcCTGCCAGCCAGCTCCCCTCCACTGGGAACGGGATACAAGCCAGGGTACAGCCGGGACCGAAATAG